The genomic DNA CTTCAAACCCTTCTGTGatgtttggtggggttttttgttttgttttcaaagaaatgcTCATGTGTAATCTGGAGACTCAATGTCCCACTGGTTCCTACCCTCTCCCGTCCCAGGATATAGAATATTTTGCTAAtgaatggcttttaaaaaaggaaacaaaaccaagcccTTCTTCTGGAGTCACACTTGGAAGATGGGCTGTGCCTAAAACAAACCCACATGATTCTGACAATTAGAAGATACCGTCAGAGGCACAGAACACCAGAGTCACGTTCATCTATATTAACTTCAGTCAGTAAAAAACAGCCCTGACCCCTTCTGAAGTGCAAGAAACGAGACGGAAGCCTGGTGGCTGACCAGTCAGTCACCCCAAGAACTAAGAACCTGGGTCCGAGAGTTTCAGCATCCTGGGGGGAGAACCCCGGAGGACAGTCAGACAGGAAACGTGAGAGCAGAGAGGCGTGTCGGGGTGGAAGCCCTCAGACTGGACGGACTGCTTTATCGAGATAGTTACATTCAACCACAAGAACTGAATGTACAGCATTTGTGATCTTACCTTCCAAGTCGTCGATGCTTTTCTCCAACTTAGTTACTGATCTCTCTGCAAACTCAGCCCGAGTCTCGGCCTGTAATGATTTAACTCATTTGAGTCAAGGTCAGGGCGAGCCCATCCGGTTGCTACAGATACGGGGAAAACCAGAGGACAAAACTCAAGTGTTTACGTCCAGGGAGGGAGACGTGCGGTTCAGGCCCTACTGTGCGCGTCGGCAGCTGGCTAACACAGTGCACGAGCTCTGGGAACTCTGAACGACGGGTGCCTTGACTCCCTCCACAGACCCTTCACCACAGTCCAGCCACTTTGCTCCAGGCTCTCACGACATTACCTCCTTCAACTTGTCAGAGAGAACCTTGATTTCCTCCTCGTACTTGTCTTCCTTCTGCGAGTACTGTAATTAGAAAGAACGTTCCAGATGTCAGGCTACGGCTCTCACACTCACGCCTCCTCACACGAGCACCGTGCCAGCCCAACCAGCAGATGTTGGGGTATCCTAGCAGGTAACAGAACCCTCAGGTATCACATGGCACACTATAATACACTCTCTGCTTTCTTGCCTATTGCTTTACACGGGATAAGAACGAGATAACTTATCCACTTGGCACTCAGTTTAAATTAAATTGGTGATTTAACCAACATAAGGTACATCCTAtgctcattaaaacaaacaaataaacaacagcaacaacaaaacaaatcctaCTATCTAATAACCATTAGGAAACCGTCTCAAAATGTTGCCGCTTGCTAAAATAACACGCCCCCTGTGCCGTGCTTTTCACCAACAGAACCTCTCTTGAGCGGCTCTTAGCCAGATGTCTCCCCCAATCCACAGTCCTGGCCTACCTTCTCAGCCTGAGCCTCCAGTGACTTCAAGTTGTTCGTCACCGTTTTCAACTCTTCTTCAAGCTCGGCACATTTGCTAATGTTTTCGATCAGAAGCAGAAAGGGTAGGAGACAAGCCCAAGGAacgagaagagagggggaaaaaaaaaaaaaaaaaaaagagagggaggggaaaaaaatgaaaccgGAGTCCTAGAGATGGAGGGCTGCCTTAAAGTAGCCAAACCAGCAGTTACCAAGAGCTCGGCTTTGCCACAGGCTCTGCCCTCTGCCATGAGCGGAGGGGCAGAGGGACAAGACCCAGCATCTCCAAGGCGTGATAGTTTGGCTTCTTGTCAGCCACCCCTCTGAGTATTTatgaagggaaaaacaaagagCGTAAAGGACCAAGAGAAAGCACTGGAAGCAAGATATAAACAGCAGAGGGTGTAGTGAAGGCGCAGTCATTACACCAAACCAACCAGTAGGCATTGGAAGCTCAAAGCTGTCTGGGATGCAGTTAAACCTAAGAACCGCACGTGAGCCATCAGTACCTTATCCTCTGCAGCCATTAATGCTTTCAAGGTCTGATCCATTATTCTTAATTGTTCTTCCAGTTGTCGAACTTGGCTGTTAGTGGACACAGGAAATGCACAAGGCCATTCACAAAATCAGTGCAGGTAAGGCATGCAGTGCCACACGCATTCACAGACACCCCACACGGTTCCTGCGCGGTCCACGCTTGCAGCTCATCGCAGCTCAGCCGCGTCACATGGAGCACACAAGAAGCCTGGAGCTGAGGGGTCAATGTGCAGCCGCCAGAAGGTCATGCTGTTTAGTCACCTGCTCTGTAGCACCCTTGCGCGCGCCCGCGTGGTGGCAATGGGCCCGCTTACCCTTCAGAGAGCTCAGCCCGCTCCTCTGCACGCTCCAGATCGCTCTCGATGATGACCAGCTTGCGGGCCACCTGCAGCAGGGCAAACACAGCAGGTACGTGGTGGGCTTGGCATGCTTTGTGTAGGGGTGGTTATGGAGACTGGGCACGCTTTGTGTAGGGATGGTTTGCTCTCTCCCTCGAGTGAAGCCAGGCAGCTCTCGGTAGAGACATCAAGGCCCCTCTCACCGAGACCAGAATGGTTACAGTCCTTCCCAGGTTGAGTCTAGATAATTACACAGCACCCGGGAACGAGAGAAATATGAAATCCGCAATCTTAAAAATAGCAGGGTGATGAGACATGAGGAGGTGTTTTAGATTGAAAAGGAAGGGGCTGCTGAGAGGAGCACCAAAAATAAACCCAAGGACTGCACCACGCAGAGATCTGTACTGCACAAGGCAGGAGCCAGGGAGATGCCTGCAAGGTTCCTCTGAAGCAGCTCAGATCCACGGGGCAGTTTCAGACAGCCATGGtggaacacagaaacaaaacaagaggaaCAAAGAACAGGAAAGCCCAACTGGAACCCACAGTCACTCAGGCTGTCAGCAGGCCGCAGGCAACGCCAGGGACTACTGCACTGCAGAGCCTGTGCTCACAGAAGACTTCTCCCACCGCGGAGAAGCCTCTAGGAATCTCCCAAGGAGCTGTGTGGTCCTCCACACTGTCTGAATGGAAACATCTATACCATGACAATAGGACAGCTTTCTTTCCTAGAAGAGCCCAGTTCTCCTTCTTCCTGGCTAAAGATGCATCTGTCCCAgccttcagggtgtgtgtgtggggcactAATCTCTCTTCCCAGTGCAGAGGCCTAGCCTGCTTCACCGTAGTTAAGAACCAGTTTCTGCACGCAAAGGAGCCCTGCTTCTCAGAATCACCCACTTCTATCAGAGAGGCTGACTGCTGCCCCCAGAGATGCAGACAGCGTCCTGCCCGCTCAGGGTCACGCTGCGCCCCACAAACTGACCTCCCCCAGAGATGCAGACAGCGTCCTGCCCGCTCAGGGTCACGCTGGGCCCCACAAACTGACCTCTTCGTACTTGCGGTCGGCATCTTCAGCAATGTGCTTGGCCTCTTTCAGCTGGATCTCCTGAATCTCCATcttttcttcatccttctggGCTCGGCTTTCAATGACTTTCATGCCCCTGGGAAGACAGACAAGCAGGAAGAGCCGCGATGGACGGAGGATGGCTGCCAATGCTGCGGGATGCGAGGCTCCACGCACACAGCCGACCAAAATAGAGCCGAGAGCCGTTTATTTCCCAAAGCACAGAGCACAACTTGCCAGAGGAGACACACGTTTCTCTCTGTGTTCACTGTAAAATGagacctacacagagagaccctgtctatggggtaaaaagaaaaagaaataaaatggataaataggtgtgtgtgggggcgggggggcaagACTGACACCGGATGTAACAGCATGGTGTTAATAGTTCAGAAAATGTTAACTGATCTAGATTTTACAGAGTTATGGCCTAGGCTAACCACAATGGGTTTCACTTAGCAAAATTTAAGTAAGCAGCTTTcgtaaaacattctttttaataaGGCATTGATTTGTATTTGATGTATGCctttgcctgtatgtttgtatatgcatcATGAACGTGTAGTACccacagacaccagaagagggcgtcatcaCAATAAATGAGTTCTAATGAGTTTCCCTCCAGTCTTGTGCGGTCAGACTGCCTTTGAAGTTCAGCACCAGGAAGAAGTCATACACAAGACCACTGCTATCTGACACACTAAGACATGACTAGTCATCCTAAAGAATCCCCGAGCTCTTGGCTAGTAAAGAAATGCCAAGTGGCAGTAAATACCAAGCTGAAAAGTTTAGCTAACAAGATGCCTTAGCCCTAAAGTCTGCAGTGACTCTAGACCTCGTGACAAGGAGCAGAGGTTCACTTCCAAGTAGTGGAGAAATGGACCTTCACCTGCCCGGTTTCCAGCAGGAGTTTGGCACACCTGCACCGTTCTGAGCTCACACTGGTGCGCCATCCCTCGCCCGATACGGTGTTCCAGTCTCCCGAGGGATTCCCACACTTCGTGGCTTGTACAGCAGAGTACGGGGCGGGGAAGGAAGCCTTTCAGAACGCATGAGGCTAGTTGTGTGGTGTGATGGTTAAAACAGATCGTTAACTCacagggtctagaatcacctagtAAGCAAACCTCTGGGCACGCCTGTGAGGGAGCTTCCAGACTGGGCTAGAGAGGGCGGCGGGACCCACTCTAACTGGGCAGCCCCTCCCCATAGGCAAGAGGCCCTGACtaaacaggaaggagaaagctaGCCAAGCACCAGCATTCCTTGCTACCTGCCTCTGGACTGTGGACCCAGTGTGACCAGCCTGCCATTGTCACTGTCACCTGCTGACCAGGATGTCCTTTCACCAAtaggccaaaataaaccctttcttccttagggTGCCTCTTGTTAGGTTTTCTGTCACGGTGGTAACTGATGCAGTAGGAGAGGTGCAGAACAGGAGCacctgtgtctgtatgtgcacgtGTATAAAATCCAAAGCATTTCACTTCTGCAGAGCCTGTAGTTCTTATCTGTTGCTTCTCTTCAACCTGTTTGACAACTATGgttccttcccctaggtctgagacatacatacatacacacatacatacatacatgtgtgtatgcatatatatgtatatgtgtgtgtgtacacacacacacatatacaattttatttttttatgtgtatagctgTTCCGCCTGCAGGTATGTCCATGGATCACATACATGCCtcatgcccacagaggctagaagagggcatcagataccctggaactggagctacagacagttgtgacttgccatgtgggtgctgggactcagacCTGAGTccttagaagagcagccagtgccaagtgctaagccgtctctccagcctggcttggTGTGCACGCACAAGGAGCGGGATGGCATCCTCTCACCTCTCGCTCTCGTCGGCCGCCTTCTCGGCCTCCTCCAGCTTCTGCAGAGCTGTGGCCAGGCGCTCCTGAGCGCGGTCCAGCTCCTCCTCAACCAGCTGGATGCGTCTGTTCAGAGAAGCCACGTCCGCTTCAGCCTAGGCGGAGAGCGAAAGACACTTCAGAGCTGGGGAGAAATTGTGAGGGTGGCACCTTCAGAAACTCGTCAGGACTCAAATGCCCGTTCCAGACAGGAAGTCCGGGCCCTGGGGTGAGCTGCCTTCCAGCGTATTACAAGCCCTGACCAACTTGAGTCCTCACACAGGAGCATCACACGTGGAGACACACAAACCTAGAGACAACACTCAGCAACACGCCGCCCGCTCCTTCCTGCTCTAGCGTCCAGCGCcttgcctttacctgctggatGAAGGAGAGCTGCTTACTGTGGGCTGGAGGTGTGGACAGAGACATCAGGCTCAGCCACAGAGTCACTAGCGGGATGGTCAGAAGTTGGGAATGCCCAGTTTCATCAAGCTGTCCCGTCCTTTCTTTGAGCTATTTTCTCAAAGGAGCCTTATAATGAAACTGAATGTTTTTAAATCCAgtggttttaaaaacacataccagaaaaagtaaaacaaacaaacaaataaaaaaccaaccccccaactaaccactaccaccaacaaaaCCCCTCCATACCATACGGAGATCTAATACCATCTAGAAACTTCCCCTTGGCCCCACCTTTTTAGTAGCCGCCTTAGAATAACTGGCCTCACTGGAACAAGGCCAAAATAAATTTCCCCAGCGTTTTTGACCTAAGCTTACTGGAATTTCTTAAAAGTCAAAGTTGCTACAAGAAAAGTTTCACAGGCCCAAGGAGGAAAGCAACGtagatattgtttttatttggaatttAGCTTTGAATTAAAGTCTTACTTTCTTGGGCAGGCAATGACTGACTCCTGTTACAAGCATGGTTGCTCTGAGCCTAGGAAGACTGTTACAGGAGCTAGTCCCAGACTTGTCTGGAAGAGAAGGTGGTACTTGCTAATTAGTAGTTTTTTATCCTCACCCATTCTGAGTCTATGCTCATCAAAGGCTGACGAGCCCTTAGGATACTTAGGAGTCAACTTTCTAGCAACTGCGATGCGCACGCCTCAGCCCATGCTGCTCGCTTTCTATGCCCTTGCCTTTTACTGAACTGTATGTTGCTTATGTCCAAGACATCAGCTCTCTTCGGAGGCCTGGGCTCCGTAAGCGTCTACTGAACCCAGCAAGTAAAAGCATCCTAATTAAAACCGACCAGAACCTTAAAAAGCTCATGAGAGAACTGGAAACGCATGGGCAGGTAAAAGAGCGGTGGCCATGGCCTTGAGTCACAGGAAATGAGACCGCTTCGTCCGTGCTCATCCGGACTTGTGCTGGTCTTATCAGGAGAAAGGCAGTGAACAGGGCATCTCCCACCACACGAATGACTGCCGTCTTTCTAAAGATATATAAGCATTTTAGACACatttatctcaaagaaaacactACTGTGTAGTTACTGGCTGCCCgaggcaggaagcagggccagTAAGGAATGAGCCGGGGGAGGGGCAGTTACAACCGAACCAGCCCACAAGGTCAATGATTATCAGAAAACAGCTTGTAACTGGGCCAGGCTGGGTAGGCTGTGAATGACTGGGTTTTTCCTTGAAGGGCGGGGGAGACAGGAACAGCCAATCTCTTAACTACAGAGAATTGCCTCTGAAcaactattcctttttttttttttttttaaccattcctttttttaaaaaattattttaaaatttttttcttttatgtgtattagtgtttggtctacatgcatgcatatgcaccacatgtgtgcatgtggagtgcTTATGGAGGTCAGTTCCAGGCCTAGAAGTAGATTCTGGagctgcagatggctgtgagctgccacgtgggtgctggtaACAGAACTCggacttttaacctctgagccacctccccagcctctttAATTGGAAGTATAGATACATTAAGGCTATAGTTTGGGGTCAGGTTAAACTTTTcttcacctcccacccccacaccttgagacagggtttctctgtgtagctttggctgtcctggactcactttgtagaccaggctgccctcgaactcacaaagatctgcctgcctctgcctcccgagtgctgggattaaaggcgtgcgccaccacgcctggcaaattTCTTCATCTTGTGTATGTTCCATTTCTAGGAATAATTCTATTTATTCCTCTTACAAACAGGGAGATAGGGTAGAGACAGAAACCAaccctggaaaacaaaacaaaacagaaaatcgaCTGGGATTTaacccccaacccctacccccctCCTTTTCCAACAAAAGAGTGCAGGGTTCTGGGTCAACTCTCAATACACGGTACCCCAAGTAGTCTAACCTATATGGACAGACTCTGACCAGCATCAGGGCAGTAACTGCAAGAAAATCAGACATTAGTCAGGTCATCTCACTTGCTCTTTAAAAGGCCAAGAAGTGCCTGTGTGGATTTCTCTAGAATCCCTAGGTCACGTTCAGAAGTACCTTTCTCATTATAGcactatatataaaacaaaaccattattATTTGCTATAAAAGCACATACCCTTGCTACGGCAGCTGTTGCCAAATCAGACTCTTCTGTACTGTCAAATTTCTATGTTCCCTAGGTTAGACCCAATCCTCGAGGGCTCTACTCACAGGATCACTGCAGATGTGCAGAGGGAATCCCTGGGGCAGGTATCACACCGGAGAAGGCCATGGCGCCCATGCCCGTCCCTGCCTCTCTGCACGCAGGCTGCCCACCCCATCCGACCTGCATTTCCTTCTCTTTGCCCCTAACCCCTTCTACACATTTTTGCAAGCTCTCTACTAAGATGGGGGGAAGGACCCCCGGCCTCGAGTGCTAAGGCGTGCTCTGGAGCGCTCTGTCAATGCAATGTGAGGCAGGACTGAAACCCAAGCCCTTTGGCTTCTTAAACGGGAGACTGTGGAAGCTTCGGCATTGGTGGGTCTCACCCCCGGACAGCAGAGTGGAAGGTTCTCTACCGCCGCCCCTACCCCACTCCCGTGCCAAGCACCCTGAGTAATTTAAGAGACTGTACGGACAGACCCTGGCGAACATCAGCAGGGCAGTCACTGCAAGAAAACCAGGACGCCATGACAACCCTCTCTGAAGACGCAGGGTGTCCTCGGAGTGTGCAGTAGCTCACACAAGGACACTGCTCTCTAACCCTCAAGGACAAGGATTGGAGACCGGTGCCTAGGATTCACTGACAGACCACCTTCTTGGTGGGGAACTCTGCACT from Acomys russatus chromosome 14, mAcoRus1.1, whole genome shotgun sequence includes the following:
- the Tpm1 gene encoding tropomyosin alpha-1 chain isoform X11; its protein translation is MDAIKKKMQMLKLDKENALDRAEQAEADKKAAEDRSKQLEEDIAAKEKLLRASEDERDRVLEELHKAEDSLLAADETAAKAEADVASLNRRIQLVEEELDRAQERLATALQKLEEAEKAADESERGMKVIESRAQKDEEKMEIQEIQLKEAKHIAEDADRKYEEVARKLVIIESDLERAEERAELSEGQVRQLEEQLRIMDQTLKALMAAEDKYSQKEDKYEEEIKVLSDKLKEAETRAEFAERSVTKLEKSIDDLEEKVAHAKEENLSMHQMLDQTLLELNNM
- the Tpm1 gene encoding tropomyosin alpha-1 chain isoform X12, whose protein sequence is MDAIKKKMQMLKLDKENALDRAEQAEADKKAAEDRSKQLEEDIAAKEKLLRASEDERDRVLEELHKAEDSLLAADETAAKAEADVASLNRRIQLVEEELDRAQERLATALQKLEEAEKAADESERGMKVIESRAQKDEEKMEIQEIQLKEAKHIAEDADRKYEEVARKLVIIESDLERAEERAELSEGQVRQLEEQLRIMDQTLKALMAAEDKYSQKEDKYEEEIKVLSDKLKEAETRAEFAERSVTKLEKSIDDLEDELYAQKLKYKAISEELDHALNDMTSM
- the Tpm1 gene encoding tropomyosin alpha-1 chain isoform X26, with protein sequence MDAIKKKMQMLKLDKENALDRAEQAEADKKAAEDRSKQLEEDIAAKEKLLRASEDERDRVLEELHKAEDSLLAADETAAKLEDELVSLQKKLKGTEDELDKYSEALKDAQEKLELAEKKATDAEADVASLNRRIQLVEEELDRAQERLATALQKLEEAEKAADESERGMKVIESRAQKDEEKMEIQEIQLKEAKHIAEDADRKYEEVARKLVIIESDLERAEERAELSEGQVRQLEEQLRIMDQTLKALMAAEDKYSQKEDKYEEEIKVLSDKLKEAETRAEFAERSVTKLEKSIDDLEDELYAQKLKYKAISEELDHALNDMTSM
- the Tpm1 gene encoding tropomyosin alpha-1 chain isoform X13; the encoded protein is MDAIKKKMQMLKLDKENALDRAEQAEADKKAAEDRSKQLEDELVSLQKKLKGTEDELDKYSEALKDAQEKLELAEKKATDAEADVASLNRRIQLVEEELDRAQERLATALQKLEEAEKAADESERGMKVIESRAQKDEEKMEIQEIQLKEAKHIAEDADRKYEEVARKLVIIESDLERAEERAELSEGKCAELEEELKTVTNNLKSLEAQAEKYSQKEDKYEEEIKVLSDKLKEAETRAEFAERSVTKLEKSIDDLEDQLYHQLEQNRRLTNELKLALNED
- the Tpm1 gene encoding tropomyosin alpha-1 chain isoform X9, whose product is MDAIKKKMQMLKLDKENALDRAEQAEADKKAAEDRSKQLEEDIAAKEKLLRASEDERDRVLEELHKAEDSLLAADETAAKAEADVASLNRRIQLVEEELDRAQERLATALQKLEEAEKAADESERGMKVIESRAQKDEEKMEIQEIQLKEAKHIAEDADRKYEEVARKLVIIESDLERAEERAELSEGKCAELEEELKTVTNNLKSLEAQAEKYSQKEDKYEEEIKVLSDKLKEAETRAEFAERSVTKLEKSIDDLEDELYAQKLKYKAISEELDHALNDMTSM
- the Tpm1 gene encoding tropomyosin alpha-1 chain isoform X2 encodes the protein MDAIKKKMQMLKLDKENALDRAEQAEADKKAAEDRSKQLEEDIAAKEKLLRASEDERDRVLEELHKAEDSLLAADETAAKAEADVASLNRRIQLVEEELDRAQERLATALQKLEEAEKAADESERGMKVIESRAQKDEEKMEIQEIQLKEAKHIAEDADRKYEEVARKLVIIESDLERAEERAELSEGKCAELEEELKTVTNNLKSLEAQAEKYSQKEDKYEEEIKVLSDKLKEAETRAEFAERSVTKLEKSIDDLEDKFLCFSPPKTPSSWMSRLSELCISLSSSSPRLPFSAHLRARHRLCFLLYRSNSPSVK
- the Tpm1 gene encoding tropomyosin alpha-1 chain isoform X3, with amino-acid sequence MDAIKKKMQMLKLDKENALDRAEQAEADKKAAEDRSKQLEDELVSLQKKLKGTEDELDKYSEALKDAQEKLELAEKKATDAEADVASLNRRIQLVEEELDRAQERLATALQKLEEAEKAADESERGMKVIESRAQKDEEKMEIQEIQLKEAKHIAEDADRKYEEVARKLVIIESDLERAEERAELSEGQVRQLEEQLRIMDQTLKALMAAEDKYSQKEDKYEEEIKVLSDKLKEAETRAEFAERSVTKLEKSIDDLEDKFLCFSPPKTPSSWMSRLSELCISLSSSSPRLPFSAHLRARHRLCFLLYRSNSPSVK